The Myroides phaeus DNA segment TATGCTAATTGGCGACTGGGATAGACACGGAGATCAGTGGAGATGGTCTGAGTTTAAAGAAGAAGGTAAGGTAATTTATAAACCTGTACCTCGAGATAGAGATCAAGCTTTTGCTAAGATAGATGGTGCTTTGTTATCATTGATAAAAAAGCTTCCTCCCTTGAGACATATGCAAAGTTATAAAGAAGATTTTGCTAATCCTCGTTGGTTGAATAAGACGGCTTTTCCTTTGGATCAGTATTTATTAAAATCAACTTCTGAAGAAGATTGGATTACAGAGGCAAAAGATATTGTGACAACACTAAGTGATGAAGTCATCGAAGAGGTATTTGCTAAATTGCCTAAAGAAGTACAAGACAAAGAGATAGACGAAATTAAAAGAATATTGAAGGTTAGAAAGAGTAATATTGTTGCCTATTTGCCAAAGTACTATGCTAAATTGAGAGAGTATGTTATTGTGGCAGGTACGGATAAAAAAGACTTTTTCGACATAGAGCGCTTGTCAAATGGCGATGTAAAACTGACACAATATCGCGATAAGAAATCAGGAAAAGAACTTGAATTTGAAAAAGTATATTCGGCAAAGCAAACTAAAGAGATTTGGATTTACGGCTTAAATGATGAAGATGAATATGTAGTGAGAGGAGAGGGAAAAGCAAAGATAAAATTGCGTTTAATAGGAGGTAAGAATCAAGATACATACGCGATTGAAAACCCACGTAAAACAATTGTTTATGATTATGCAGATAAGAAAAATGAAATAGTTGAAAAGAATGGTGTTGTTCGAAAATACAGTACGAATAAATATGATTTGAATAATTTCAACTATGAAAAAGTTCCTGTAAACATCAATATGTTATTGCCAAATATTGGTTTTAATCCTGAAGATGGTATTAAGTTAGGTTTTATGTATAGTTCAACTCGTATGAAGTTTTTACAAGACCCATTTACCAGTAAACACGAATTAAAAGGTTTCTATTCGTTTAACACGAAAGGCTTAGAAGCTGAATATAAAGGGTATTTTCCGAATGCTACAAATAATTGTATGTTTACTTTAGGAGCAAGAGCTACGAGTCCAAATTTTGCCAAAAACTACTATGGTATTGGAAACGAAACATATTATTTTGACAAAGAAAAAGGAGATGATTACAAACGTGTGCGTGTTGAAAGTTATTCAATAGCTCCTGGATACCGTTATGAGGGAAAACAAGGAGGCGCTTTTGAAGTAAATCTTGGATACGACGCATTAAAAGTACAAAACAAGTCTAATCGATTCATTACGAGTTCACCAGAAGTTGTCAATCAGAAAGTTTTTGATTTTCAACAATATGGTTCGTTTAATGTGGAGTATAATTATGAACAGTATAACTATCCTGCTAATCCAACAGTTGGATTTGGTTTCAATTCGAAAGCGGGATGGCGTATGAATTTAGAAGATACTAAACAGAACTTCGCTTACTTAGATATGCGAATGAACTTTATTCATTTTATAGACAGAGGAGAGCGTTTTGTATTTGCTACAAATTTCAATTATCAAACAAGGTTTAATGACAATTACGATTTTTATCACGCAGCAACAGTTGGTGGTAACGCAAATTTAAGAGGATTTAGACCAGAGCGATTTACAGGAAAGACATCATTTGTACAAACAACAGATATTCGTTTTAATGCAGGTCAGTTTACCGCAGGATTTATACCAATGAGTTATGGTTTCTATGCTGGTTTTGATTATGGAAGGGTATGGACTCCATTAGAAAGTTCAAATAAATGGCACAACGCTTATGGAGCAGGTTTTTGGATAAATGCCATAGAACAAGCAACCCTACACTGCTCTTATTTCAACAGTGTAGATGGAGGTCGCTTTGTGTTTGGATTAGGGTTTGGGTTTTAAAGCACCCAAATCCACTTTATAGATTTTACCACCTGTTTGCTTTTTAACTTCATCAGCAATGTAAACAGTATTGTTTCCATCGAAAGAAACAGATTCTTTTTGAGAAACGTGGTTTAATTTGTGTTCAGATATTTTACCATCTAAGATTGCGTTAGGATTGAATCCGTCAATAATCCACAATTTAGAATGTGATAATAAAACAAAAGTCTTTTGGTCGGGACTAATAGCAGCCCCTGTAATAGCACAGTGTTTATAAACATTACACCCTTTGAATGTTTGTACCAATTGAGCTTTGTGATGTCCTGCTACATTGGGAATTTTATAAACATTTGATCTACCGTCAAAGCCTTTACTTCTGTTTTTTGTAAAGATGTAAAAATTGTCATTATATAAAAAGAATGCCTCCGCATCATAAATCAACTCTGTGTCTTTGGGAGGAAATTGTTTTTGCTCAGGATATTCAAAAGAGATAATAGCAGAAGCATCAACTTCTTCTTTATCTAAGTTATTTTTGTCTACTTTAATAATTTTCAGGTCTTTTCTCGTGTTTTTGTTATTTCCAAAATCACCGATATACAAGTTTCCTTCAGAATCACTTGTAAGTTCTTCCCAATCTTTATTTTTTTGGTTTTTAACTTTAACGGTATGCACTATACTTCCAGTTGCATCTATTTGGTAAAGTTCATTGCTATTTCCACTGTCCTGAACGGTCCAAAATGTTTTAGAAGTTGCGTCGTAATGCAAACCAGAAACCTCTTGTAGATGATTAGGCAGTGTAATAAAATCTTCTGTAATTTCTTTTTTTTGACCACAACTAATCAATGTAAAAAAAGATAGTGTTGCGATGGATAAGAATGTTTTCATTGCGCGAATTTTTAGAAAGTATAAAGTTAGTAAAAGTGTTAATAAAAACGGGGCATTTGGCAGTTTAATCTTAGTGGTTAAAATACTTGGTCTGTAAAGGATGAAAAGTGTTGATAACTTTAGGTATAACGAAAAAAATGATTAAAAATTCAAACTTTAAAGTATATTTGCAAAATATAGGCTTATATTGTTGTAAACAGAAGATAATAAAAGTCTTAGAATCTTGATTATATGATTATTGAAAGTTGTTTCAATACTTCTAATGGGCGTATAATCTAATTAAAACTTTGATATAACGAAGATGAAGAACATTAGAAACTTTTGTATTATTGCTCACATTGACCACGGAAAGAGTACGTTAGCAGACCGTTTATTGGATGCTACACAAACGGTAACTGCACGTGAGCAACAAAATCAGCTTTTAGATAGTATGGATTTGGAACGCGAAAGAGGGATTACAATTAAATCTCATGCGATTCAAATGGAGTATGAATATGAAGGCGAGAAATATATTTTAAACTTAATTGATACTCCAGGGCACGTAGACTTTTCTTATGAAGTTTCTAGGTCTATTGCTGCGTGTGAAGGGGCTTTGTTGATTGTAGATGCAGCACAAAGTATCCAAGCACAAACTATCTCTAACTTGTATTTAGCGTTAGAGAATGATTTGACTATTATTCCTGTATTAAATAAAGTTGACTTACCAAGTGCTAACCCAGAAGAGGTGAGTGATGATATCGTTGACTTATTAGGATGTGATTATGAAGAAATTATTCCTGCATCTGGTAAAACAGGTTTAGGAGTAGAAGATATTTTAAAGGCAATTATCGAGAGAGTTCCTGCTCCAAAAGGTAATCCTGAAGAGCCATTACAAGCATTAGTTTTTGACTCTGTTTATAACCCATTCCGCGGTATTGAAGTTATCTTCCGTGTTGTTAATGGTACTATTAAGAAAGGTCAGAAGATTAAATTTATGGCTACAGGGAAAGAGTATTTTGCAGATGAGATTGGTACACTTAAATTAAACCAAGTTCCTAAACAAGAAATTAAAACAGGTGACGTAGGTTACTTAATTTCTGGTATTAAGGAAGCTAAGGAAGTTAAAGTAGGGGATACGTTAACAGATGCAAAAGAACCAACTCAAAATATGATTGAAGGGTTTGAGAACGTTAAGCCAATGGTATTCGCTGGTATTTATCCAGTAGATACAGAGGACTATGAAGAATTGCGTAACTCAATGGAGAAATTGCAATTGAATGATGCTTCTTTAGTATTTGCTGCTGAGAGTTCTGCTGCTTTAGGGTTTGGTTTCCGTTGTGGATTCTTAGGAATGTTACATATGGAGATTATTCAGGAGCGTTTAGAGCGTGAGTTTAATATGACTGTTATTACTACTGTACCTAACGTTTCTTACTTAGCTTATACTAAGAAAGAACCAGATACACCAATTGTAGTAAATAACCCATCTGATTTACCAGAACCTTCTAAATTAGAAAGAGTAGAAGAGCCATATATTAAAGCGACAATTATTACTAAAGCTGACTTCGTTGGTCAAGTAATGAGTTTGTGTATTGACAAACGTGGTATTATTACAAACCAAACTTATTTAACGGAAGACCGTGTAGAGTTGACGTTTGATATGCCATTAGCAGAGATTGTATTTGACTTCTATGATAGATTAAAAACAGTTTCTAAAGGATATGCTTCATTTGACTATTCTCCTATTGGAATGCGTACGTCTAACTTAGTGAAAGTTGACGTTATGTTGAACGCAAACGTAGTAGATGCTTTATCTGCTTTAATGCACGCAGATAATGCGTACTACATTGGTAAGAAGATGTGTGAGAAGTTAAAAGAACTTATCCCACGTCAACAGTTTGATATTCCTATTCAAGCGGCTATTGGAGTGAAAGTAATTGCTCGTGAAACAGTAAAAGCACTTCGTAAAGACGTAACAGCTAAATGTTATGGAGGGGATATTTCACGTAAACGTAAATTACTTGAAAAACAAAAGGCAGGTAAGAAACGTATGCGTCAAGTAGGTAACGTTGAGATTCCACAAGAAGCTTTTATGGCTGTATTAAAATTGAATGACTAACAATTAGTTATATAAATAATGAAAAAAAACTATCAGTAAAACGATAGTTTTTTTTTGCTCAAAAATCACTTAAATACAAATTAACTGATGAAAAAAGTATTAATTGTCTTGGGGTTGCTAATACTAATCGGCTGTAAAGAAACTGCAGAAACAGAGTCTGAGGGTACACAAGAACTTACAGAAGAAAATAGTGTTGAACAAGAAGAAATAAAAGATGTTCACCGATTTACAGATGCTTATGGTAAAGAGGTAAAGGAGGTAATGACACTTTTATTACCCGCATATTATGATGATGATTCGACAGATACTTACTCTGCGATTAACGAAAATTGGTTGGAGTTTAGAAAGGTTGATAAAACACATTTTATTGTGAAACAAGCGGATTATAATTTGACAGATCCGATTTTGAATGAATGTACTGAAGTAAATCAAATTGGGGTATTCTCTCCTGAGGAAGAAGAGCCACTTTTTTTCTGTGCCCCTAATAAGTTACTTACTAAGGGAGATATTGTCTCTTTGCCTATTAAAAAGAAGCCATTATGGCCAGGTGAAGTATATGAATACAAGTATAAAGGACATACATATGCTTTAGAAGCGGAAGGTACAGTAAAAAACACCTATATGTACACGGATGATACAGATCCAAAAGGGAAGGAATTTAGAGAGATTGAGGATTATAAATTGTATATCAGTGTAGATGGGGCACAACAACAGATGGTTTTAAATATCCCTATTTTCAGTGATACTTTTGTCGAATTGCTTTTTGTTGGAGATTTAGATGGAGATGGTAAGCTTGATTTTGTATTTGATACATCAGCAGATTATGAACAAAAAGAAATACAAGTATATTTATCTAAAGAAGCAAAACACTATTTATATCTTGCAGGAAGTGGAGGATATGACTTTAGTTGTTAAATAAAAAAAGGTCTCAATTGAGACCTTTTTCATTAGTAATTATTCTTGTATTGCTCTATGTTAGCAAGTAAAGTTTGTTTATCCATATATCCGGATTGGCGCCATAATAACTTACCTTTTCTAAACAACATCAAAGTAGGTACACCTCTCATTTGATACTGTGTACTATATTGTGTTGTTAATGCTTGGTTTTTATCAACGTCAATCTTAATGATTGTAATATTGTCTTGTAGTGTTTGTTTTACTTCTTCCAAGACAGGTGCAAGCATCTGACAAGGACCACACCAAGTGGCAAAGAAGTCCACTAAGACTAACTGATCACTATTGATTAGTTCTTCAAATTTATTCATTTCTGTATTATTTTCCTGTTGTTGGACAAGTAGCAGTACAAGTGCTTTCTTTTAAAGCAATACCTGTATTTTTAATTGCTCCGAAACCTCCGATTACATCAATCATATTGTGGAATCCTCTTGCTTTCAAGATAGATGAAGCAATAAGTGATCTATATCCTCCAGCACAGTGGATAAAGAAAGTTTCATCTGTTGGGAATTCAGCTAAATGATCGTTTAAGTAATCTAATGGTGTGTGGTTAACATTCTTATAGTCGATATGAGCAGAATTATATTCTCCTACTTTACGAACGTCAAAGATGTTGATATCTTCATTTTTAACTTTATTAGCTAACTCATCAGCAGTAACTTGTTGAACAGTGTCATATTCCATTCCTTCGTTCTTCCAGTTTGCAAAACCACCTTCTAAGTAACCTAATGTATTGTCATAACCAACACGAGAAAGTCTAATAATAGCCTCTTCTTCTCTTCCTTCTGGACAAACGATTAAGATAGGTTGTTTAATATCTGTAATTAAAGCACCAACCCAAGGAGCAAACTGCCCATCTAATCCAATAAAGATAGATCCAGGAATATGTCCCGCTGCAAACTCTGCACCAGGTCTAACATCTAAAATTAATGCTCCAGAATCATCAGCTAAAGCTTGGAAATCTTTAGGTGATAATTTTTTATTATTAGTGATAATCGTTTCAACGTTCTCGTATCCTTCTTTGTTCAACTTCACATTTAAAGGGAAGTAAGCAGGAGGAGGTAAAAGACCATCAGTAACTTCTTTTACGAATTCAGCTTCTGTCATATCCGCACGTAACGCATAGTTTGTTTGCTTTTGTTCACCAAGAGTACCTACAGTTTCTTTACTTAAGTTTTTACCACAAGCAGAACCAGCTCCGTGTGCAGGGTAAACAATTACGTCATCTGCTAACGGCATAATTTTCGTACGTAAGCTATTGTATAAAGTAGCTGCTAATTGCTCTTGTGTTAAATTAGCTGCTTTTTGTGCTAAATCAGGACGACCTACATCTCCTAAGAAAAGGGTATCTCCACTAAAAATAGCGTGGTCTTTACCATTTTCATCTTTTAATAAGTAAGTTGTACTCTCCATAGTATGACCAGGAGTATGTAAAGTTGTAATAGTAACTTTTCCAAGTTGAAAAACTTCTCCATCTTTAGCAATGTGTGCTTTAAATGAAGGGTTAGCATTTGGTCCATAAACGATTGGAGCGCCAGTTTTTTCAGCTAAAGTAACGTGTCCACTTACGAAGTCAGCGTGAAAGTGAGTTTCAAAAATATACTTGATCGTAGCATTATCTTTTGTTGCTTTGTCCAAATAAGGTTGAACTTCTCTCAGAGGGTCAATAATTGCCACTTCTCCTTCGCTTTCAATGTAGTATGCTCCTTGAGCAAGACAGCCGGTATAAATTTGTTCTATTTTCATATCGTAGTGTATTTCTGTTGTTATTATAAAGTAAAATTAGGAAGATGTTTTGAATTGTACAGTAACAAGAGTTACAAACTAAAGAAACACTTCTTTTATTAAAATATAGATGGCCATAATTAAAACAAAATAACCAAAGCCTTTTTTTAAGTTGTTATCTGGGACAAATTTAGTTAAGTATATCCCTATAAATATTCCGATGATTGAAATTGCACTAAAAGTTAGTAATAATGCCCAATCCATCGTTGTGTGTCCTATATCTCCTAAGAAACCGATTAGCGATTGTATAGCAACGATACATAGTGATGTACCTACTGCTTTTCGCATTGGTAAGTTTGAGAATAATACCAAAGCTGGAATAATAAGGAAACCACCTCCTGCACCAACTGTACCGGCTAATAATCCAATTAATAATCCTTGTATTACCAGTCCTCCTAAGTTAGGATTGCTTTCTTCAATTATTTGATCTTTGCGAGGTCGAATCATCTTGATCGCCGATGTAAGCATTACAATTGCAAACAGCACCATAAGTGCAATGTTTTTATCTAATTGTAAACTTCCAATAGAAATAATATCAGGAACTAAGGGGAGTAAAAATGCTCTTGTAATATAAACTGATATTAAAGAAGGAATACCGAATAAGACAACAGCTTTTGTGTCAACTTTTTTATCAATTAGGTTTTTGAAACCACCTACTAATGAGGTTGAACCTACAATAAATAGGGAATAAGCAGTTGCAACAAATGGTTCTATCTTCATTATATAAACTAAAATAGGAACAGTAAGTATTGATCCTCCACTTCCTATAAGTCCTAATGAAATACCAATTAGTAAGGCTAAAGAATAACCTATTAACGATGTGTAATCCATAGTGTTTTACTGAGATTTAAGTAACTCAATATATTTTCGATTGAGTTGTATAATTCCTTTATTCTCAAGAGTTTTTAAGATACGAGAAATAACTACTCTCGATGTGTTAAGCTCTTCAGCCAACTCTTGATGTGTGTTGTTTATAAATCTACTATTGTAAACCTTAGCTTTATCTTGAAGTAATTTGCACAAGCGTTCTTCCATATTCATAAACGCTAAACTATCTACTGCAGAAAGTAATTCATTCATTCTGTTGTTATAGCTATTAAGTACGAAGTTTCTCCAACTTTTGTATTTCACTAACCATTCGTCCATTTTTCCAACAGGAACTAATATAACACTACCATCGCGTTCTGCAATAGAACGCACTTGACTTTTCGTTTCACCCAAACAACAAGTTAATGTCATTGCACAGGTGTCTCCTTGCTCAATGTAGTATAAGACAATCTCTCCCTCTTTTTGATCTTCTCTAATTATCTTGATAGCACCTGCTAATAGAAGAGGTATTTTTTTTATGTACTCTCCAATTTCCATCAGTCTTTCACCTTCTTTAAAATCTTTGATAGTTGAAACTTTGATAATTTCTTCTAACAATTCTTCTTCAAAGATGTAGCGGTATTTCGTTTTGATAATATGTTCCATAAAGATTGAATAAGATGGTTTTGGGTTTTAAAATTACTTTATTTAAAGCAACTTATCAATTTTATTGCAATCTTAAAAGAGACAATATAAAATATTAGTCGTTGTAATTTTTTATTAATGAATGAAATAGAATAAAAAAAGCTAAAGAATATTGTTGTGTAATTAGACTATATCGACAGTGTTCTGGTACTTTTAACCAAAGAAATGCTTGTTTTCAAGAAGGAAGTACCAGAAATATGTCTATAAATTGTCACTTACTGCAAGTGAATATTTATGTAATGTTTTGTGTATGCAGTATTTCAAAAGCTAAGTATTGTTGATTAATGAGGTAAGTATTTTCTCACTAATCCATAAACCCAAGTACCAAGAAGTGCACCAACAATAGCGAAGATAATTGAGTAGAATCCTGCACCAAAGTTAGCAAACATAGGTCCTGGACAAGCTCCTCCAAGTGCCCATCCTAATCCAAAGATTATTCCACCAAATAAGTACCTTGGAATACTCATATCTTTTGGAGTAAATATGATTGGGTTACCAGAGAAGTCTTTAATGTTTTTCTTTTTGATAATTTGTGTTGCTATAACTGCTATAGTTAATGCTGTTCCCATAATACCATACATATGGAAACTGTCAAATTGGAACATCTCATAAATTCTAAACCAAGAAGCGGCTCCTGATTTAAACATTCCAATTCCGAATATCATTCCTACGAATAAATAAGCTAATTTTTTCATTTCGAATATAATTTAAAAGATGAATGGAAATAATAAATGAACCATAATAAGACCTCCAATGAAGAAACCAATTACAGCAATTAATGAAGGTAATTGTAGATTACTCAATCCACTAATAGCGTGTCCTGATGTACAACCACCAGCATAACGAGAACCAAAACCTACAAAGAAACCAGCTAAGATTAAAATTCCAATATTCTTTAAAGAAGAGAAAGTTTCGTTGCTGTAAAGTTCTGTTGGTACATAAGCTTTACCAGCACTCTCAATTCCTAATTCGTTTAATTTTTGAATGGTGTTTTCTCCTAAAGGAATAGCAGCTGCGTCAACACTTAAAAAGTGATATGCAATAAAACCTCCTGCAATTGTACCTACTAAGAAAAGTAAGTTCCACGTTTGTGCTTTCCAATTAAAGCAGAAGAAATCACACGATTTACCAGCTCCCATCATCGAACACATAGTTCGCAAGTTTGATGAAAAACCAAAAGATTTACCAAGAAGTAATAATAATATTAAGGTGATTGCGATAAATAATCCACCAAGATACCACGGCCAAGGCTCAAATATCCAACTCATTTTCTTATTGTTTAAAGAATTAATAATAGTACAAAGGTCTCTATTAAAAATGACACAGAATGTAACTTAGGATACACTACTGCAAAAAAGATATTTGGCAATAAGTGGTACTATTAGTGAGGTTTTTCATAGCTTTATAAAACCAAAAATTAAATCATAAATTTAAAAGAGAAGATTATGAAAGAAGCTAATCACAAAGTAGTTTTTCAATTAAACACAGATAATATAATTGAGCAAAATGCTTTGATTACGTATATCACAAATGTGAAAAATCACTGGGCAGATGATGTAGTAATTCACGTTGTTGTACACGGACCTGGAATTGGTATGGTGCGAAAAAGTAAAACGATGGTTGGAGAAGGATTGAGAATAGTTATGCAGAAGGGGATAAAGTTCTATGCGTGTCAAAATACGATGAATGCAAGAATGATATCGGAAGATGATATTATTGAAGGAGTAGCTTTTGTACCATCAGGATTAGTTGATATAATTGAAAAGCAAGAACAAGGATGGGCTTATATTAAGTGTAACCTTTAGTTGTAAATATTACGCCTTTTAAAAGTCGTTTAATTGAAACTCTCTTTACTTTTGCAAGTAGAATTTTTTGAAATAAAAAATAGTAATGAATATTGATACGAATGCTTTTTGTACGTTTTTAGGAGCAGAGGTTTTGGGAGAGAATGCCCAAGATAATTTGACAATTACAAATATCTCTGTTGATAGTAGGTCTTTGTTAAATGATGAGCATACGTTATTTTTTGCTTTGCAAGGAAAGAACCACAATGGGCACATATATATAAATGAGTTAATCACAAAAGGAGTTAAGTATTTTGTGGTATCAGAAGATAATCTACCTAATGAAACTTCTGGTGTCGTTTATTTTAAAGTAAAGAATACATTAGCTGCTTTCCAAAAAGCAGCTAATTTTCATCGCAGTCATTTTAATTTACCTGTAATTGGAATAACAGGAAGTAAAGGAAAGACTGTAGTGAAAGAATGGTTGAACTTTTTACTAAATGAAGAGTTCTCTGTTATAAAGAGTCCGAAGAGTTATAATTCTCAAACGGGAGTTCCTCTTTCTGTTTTTGGAATTGAGGAGAAACACAATCTTGGAATATTTGAAGTTGGTATTTCGACTATCGGTGAGATGGAACGATTAGAGCCAATAGTTAAACCTACAATAGGTGTGTTTACTGCTATTACTGAAGAACACAGCGAAGGGTTTGAGAGTGTAGAACAAAAAATTCAAGAAAAGATTAAGTTGTTTACAAATGTTGATAACATCGTTTGTGAAGACGATATTCGCATTACCTCTTTCTTACCAAAAGACAAGTTGTATTGTTGGAGTTTTGACAATAAAGAAGCACAAGTTTTTGCGTCTTTGCAGAATGATACGTTAATAGTTACTCCAAATGCTAAATCTGCTTTTGAAGTTAATTTACCTTTTTCAGATAATGCTTCTGTTCGCAATATTCTTACCTGTATCACTACGATGCTATTAATGAATTATTCGACTGAAATAATTAAGCATCGCATAGAATTATTATATCCAGTTGAATTGCGATTGCAGTTAAAAGACGGATTGAATAATTGTACTTTAATTGATGATGCTTATAATGCCGATTATCAGTCGTTAGTAATTGCCCTTGACTTTTTAGAGAAACACAAGATAAATAAGTCTAAAACTGTTATTCTATCAGATGTGTTTAGAAGTGGTTTTGAAGAAGCTGAATTGTATGATTTAGTTCGTTCGTTACTCCTTAATAATAATATTACACGCTTAATAGGAATTGGGAATCATATAACAGAGTACTTATATGGTATTCCAAATACTTACTTATTTAAAACAACAGAAGAGTTTCTTCAAAAAATGTCTGTTGAAGATTTTTCAGATGAGACAATTTTAATCAAGGGAGCAAGAGCATTTCGCTTTGATAAGATAGTTACTGCCTTGGAAACAAAAACGCACGAGACAGTTTTAGAGGTGAACTTAAATGCCATACGACATAATTTGAACTTCTACCGTTCTAAATTAGAAAGTAAGACTAAGATTATGGTTATGGTTAAGGCGTTTGGATATGGTAATGGTAGTTTTGAGATAGCAAAATTATTAGCACACGAGAACGTTGACTATTTAGGAGTGGCATTTGCGGATGAGGGTATTGATTTGCGTAAAGCAGGTGTTAATACTAAAATTATTGTAATGAATCCTGAGATAAGTACGTTTTCTGCTATGATTGCGTATGACTTAGAACCAGAGGTCTATTCTGTCAGAGAATTGAACGCTTTTCTAAAAGTAGCTCGTGAGCGCAATTGTTATCAATATCCAATTCACATTAAGTTAGACACTGGAATGCATAGACACGGTTTTTTAACCAATGAACTTCAAGAGTTAGTAGAATTGCTAAAGACTACAAATGTTGTAGAAGTTAAGTCGATTTTTTCACATTTATCGTCAAGTGATATGCCAGAGTATCGTGAATTTACTTTGGATCAGATTAATATGTTTACCAAAAATGCAGATTACTTAATGAGTAGTCTTGATATACAACCTATACGTCATATTTTGAATACGTCTGGAGTTTATAATTTTTCAGCGTATCAAATGGAAATGGTTCGCGTTGGAATTGGTTTATATGGTGTAGGGAATGATGAAGAGGAGATGAAACAATTACATAATGTAAGCACATTGAAAACACGTATTATGCAGATAAAAGAAATTGAAGATGCAGAAAGTGTTGGGTACGGACGTCGCTTTAGAGCGGTTGGAAAAACGAAGATTGCAACAGTACCTATTGGGTATGCAGACGGCGTACATCGTTCTTGGGGAAATGGAGTAGGATATGTGTTAATTAATGGACAGCAAGCACCAATTGCTGGCTCAATATGTATGGATATGTTAATGGTTGATGTTACCGCAATTGATTGTGTAGAAGAGGATGAGGTAATTATTTTCGGACAAGATTTACCAGTTACACTAATTGCGAATAGAATTAACACTATTCCGTATGAAATATTGACAAGTGTAGCACAACGTGTGAAAAGAATTTTTTATGAAGAGTAAATTTGTACTATTTTTGCTCACTTAAACTCAATACTAAAAAAAAGAAGACTATGGGATTTGTAAAAGAATTTAAAGAATTCGCTGTCAAGGGTAATGTAATGGACCTTGCAGTTGGGGTAATTATCGGTGGTGCATTTGGTAAAATTGTTACCAGTGCTGTAAACGATGTAATTATGCCGCTTGTATCTGCTGTAATTGGTACACCAGATTTTTCAAATATGTATACAGTGTTAAAAGGTACTGTTACAGAAGGAGCTGCATTGGCA contains these protein-coding regions:
- a CDS encoding bifunctional UDP-N-acetylmuramoyl-tripeptide:D-alanyl-D-alanine ligase/alanine racemase yields the protein MNIDTNAFCTFLGAEVLGENAQDNLTITNISVDSRSLLNDEHTLFFALQGKNHNGHIYINELITKGVKYFVVSEDNLPNETSGVVYFKVKNTLAAFQKAANFHRSHFNLPVIGITGSKGKTVVKEWLNFLLNEEFSVIKSPKSYNSQTGVPLSVFGIEEKHNLGIFEVGISTIGEMERLEPIVKPTIGVFTAITEEHSEGFESVEQKIQEKIKLFTNVDNIVCEDDIRITSFLPKDKLYCWSFDNKEAQVFASLQNDTLIVTPNAKSAFEVNLPFSDNASVRNILTCITTMLLMNYSTEIIKHRIELLYPVELRLQLKDGLNNCTLIDDAYNADYQSLVIALDFLEKHKINKSKTVILSDVFRSGFEEAELYDLVRSLLLNNNITRLIGIGNHITEYLYGIPNTYLFKTTEEFLQKMSVEDFSDETILIKGARAFRFDKIVTALETKTHETVLEVNLNAIRHNLNFYRSKLESKTKIMVMVKAFGYGNGSFEIAKLLAHENVDYLGVAFADEGIDLRKAGVNTKIIVMNPEISTFSAMIAYDLEPEVYSVRELNAFLKVARERNCYQYPIHIKLDTGMHRHGFLTNELQELVELLKTTNVVEVKSIFSHLSSSDMPEYREFTLDQINMFTKNADYLMSSLDIQPIRHILNTSGVYNFSAYQMEMVRVGIGLYGVGNDEEEMKQLHNVSTLKTRIMQIKEIEDAESVGYGRRFRAVGKTKIATVPIGYADGVHRSWGNGVGYVLINGQQAPIAGSICMDMLMVDVTAIDCVEEDEVIIFGQDLPVTLIANRINTIPYEILTSVAQRVKRIFYEE